In Solirubrobacterales bacterium, the DNA window TCCACCTGCAGCATCGCGTCGGCCCGGTCGGGTCCGTCCTCGATCACGGTGCGGATCGCCTTCAGTGGCAGGAAGCGTTCCTCCTGGAGGCGTTTGATCAGGGCGATCCGTTCGACCGTTTCCGGCCGGTACCAGGACATGTTGCGGCTGGTTTTGACCGGCTCCGGCAGAAGACCTTCCCGCAGGTAGTGCTTGATCGTCGGGGCGGGCACTCCGGAGGCCTCGACCAGCTCGGCCATCTTCAGCAGGCCGTCCCGGTCGGGCACCACGGTCGGGCTGTCGACCGCCTGCGTCACAGCCGGATCTCGACCTCCCCCGGGCCGCCCGGTCCGGCGGCGGCCCCGGACTCAAACAGGGCGTCGATCTCGGCCGCGTCCAGTCCCGCGGCGGCGAGCAGATCCCGGGTGTCGGCCCCGATCGCCGGGGCGGCGGACGGTTCGCGGGCCGGGGTTCCGCTCATCCGGATCGGGTTGCCGAGCTGCCTGACCGGTCCGATGCCGGGCTGGTCGAACTCAACCACCATCCCCCGCTCCCGGGCCAGCTCCGAATCCAGTGCCTCGTCCACATCGAGGATCGGTTCGATGCAGCAGTCGTGCTGGTCGTTGAACTCTTTCCACTCCTCCCGGGTGCGTTCCCGGAAGACGGCGGCAACCTGCTCCCAGCCGGCGCCGCCGGGGCGTTCGAACTGGACCGCGATCAGCTCCGGATGGCCGGTTTCGTTACAGAACTTCTGCCAGAACTTCGGTTCGAGCGCCCCGCAGGAAACCCAGCCGTTCTTCGCCTCGTAGGGCAGGTAGCAGACCAGTCCGCCGCCGAGTTCGAGTTCACCGCGGCGGGGCACGTGACCGTCGGTGAAGTAGCGGCCGGCGACCATCGCCAGCCAGGCCATCGCCCCGTCGGTCATCGAGATGTCCACCAGCTGGCCCATCCCGGTGCGCTCACGGTGAAAGAGGGCGACCATGATCCCGAAGGCGGCGTTGAGCGCCCCGCCGCCGAGATCCCCGATCTGTCCGGCCGGCTGAACCGGCGGACCGTCGGCGGCCCCGGTCAGTCCGAGCAGGCCGGCGATCCCCTGGTAGTTGAGGTCGTGACCGGCCCGGTCGCGGTACGGCCCGTCCTGGCCGTAACCGGTGATCGAGCAGTAGACCAGGCCCGGGTTGAGGGCGGCGAGGGTTTCGTAGTCAACCCCGAGGCGGTCGGCAACCCCGGGCCGAAAGCCCTCCAGCACCACGTCGGCGGTGGCGGCCAGCCGGTGGAAGGCCTCCCGTCCGGCCTCCTGTTTCAGGTCCAGCCGGATCGAGCGTTTGCCCCTGTTAAGTGAGAGGTAGAGCCCGGAGCGGGTGCCGGATGCGTTCAGTTGATCCTCGTCGGCTCCGTCGGCGGCCGGATGGTAGGGCGGGGCGTGGCGGATGTAGTCCCCGGCCCCGGTGTCCTCCACCTTGATCACCTCGGCCCCGAAGTCCGCCAGAAGCTGCGAGCAGAACGGGCCGGGCAGGAGCCGGGTCAGGTCGAGGACGGTGATCCCGGCCAGCGGGAGATCTTCGGTTCCGGCCATCAGGCGTCCACCGGTTTGAGGCCGAGCATCCTGCGGGCCTCCTCGATCGTTGCCGGCCTGCGTCCGGCCCCCTCGACCAGCTTCCTCGCCTGAGCGACCAGGTCACCGTTGGAGCGGGCCATCTGTCCGTCCGGCAGGTACAGGTTGTCCTCCACCCCGGCCCGCACGTTGCCGCCGAGGGTGACCGCGGCGGCGAGCAGTTTCCACTGGTCGCGGGAGATCCCGATCGTCTGCCAGTTGTTCGGTCCCTCCGCCCCGCCGGGCACCTGGTCGGCCATCACCGAGACGTTCCGCGGGGTCGGCCGGATCCCGC includes these proteins:
- a CDS encoding CoA transferase codes for the protein MAGTEDLPLAGITVLDLTRLLPGPFCSQLLADFGAEVIKVEDTGAGDYIRHAPPYHPAADGADEDQLNASGTRSGLYLSLNRGKRSIRLDLKQEAGREAFHRLAATADVVLEGFRPGVADRLGVDYETLAALNPGLVYCSITGYGQDGPYRDRAGHDLNYQGIAGLLGLTGAADGPPVQPAGQIGDLGGGALNAAFGIMVALFHRERTGMGQLVDISMTDGAMAWLAMVAGRYFTDGHVPRRGELELGGGLVCYLPYEAKNGWVSCGALEPKFWQKFCNETGHPELIAVQFERPGGAGWEQVAAVFRERTREEWKEFNDQHDCCIEPILDVDEALDSELARERGMVVEFDQPGIGPVRQLGNPIRMSGTPAREPSAAPAIGADTRDLLAAAGLDAAEIDALFESGAAAGPGGPGEVEIRL